From the genome of Scytonema hofmannii PCC 7110, one region includes:
- a CDS encoding DUF6036 family nucleotidyltransferase: MLNQDFKEFIQFLNDNHVRYLIVGGYAVAIHGHPRYTKDIDIWIEMSPENANNLLQALEQFGFSSLGLHLEDFLTPDQIIQLGYPPNRIDLLTTIDGVSFENCYPLRLEVIIDNIVVNFIDLENLRKNKEASGRLQDLADLENLN; encoded by the coding sequence GTGCTGAATCAAGACTTCAAAGAGTTTATACAATTTCTCAACGATAATCATGTGCGCTATCTGATTGTCGGTGGTTATGCAGTAGCGATACATGGTCATCCTCGTTATACCAAAGATATTGATATTTGGATAGAAATGAGTCCAGAAAACGCGAATAATCTCCTTCAAGCTTTAGAACAATTTGGGTTTAGTTCTTTAGGATTACATCTGGAAGATTTTCTAACCCCTGACCAAATTATTCAGCTTGGTTATCCTCCTAATAGAATTGATTTATTAACAACTATTGACGGGGTGAGTTTTGAAAATTGTTATCCTTTAAGGTTAGAAGTTATAATTGATAATATTGTTGTTAATTTTATTGACTTAGAAAATCTAAGAAAAAATAAAGAAGCATCAGGAAGACTGCAAGATTTAGCTGATTTAGAAAATTTGAATTAG
- a CDS encoding DUF433 domain-containing protein, giving the protein MTLKELENQILALSTTEKAEILQSLTKIISTGAKGITKTLGVCGGEACIAGTRIAVWLLVEARQIGITEAQLLQDYPHITAADLVNAWAYADAYSEEIEAAIHANEVA; this is encoded by the coding sequence ATGACTCTTAAAGAACTAGAAAATCAGATTCTCGCACTATCTACAACTGAAAAAGCAGAAATTCTCCAAAGCCTAACTAAAATTATCAGCACTGGTGCTAAGGGGATCACCAAAACACTGGGTGTCTGCGGTGGTGAAGCTTGTATTGCTGGAACTCGTATTGCGGTTTGGTTACTGGTGGAAGCACGTCAGATTGGCATAACTGAAGCTCAACTTTTGCAAGATTATCCTCACATTACTGCTGCTGATTTAGTTAATGCCTGGGCTTACGCAGATGCTTACTCAGAAGAAATCGAAGCAGCTATCCATGCTAATGAGGTTGCCTAA
- a CDS encoding DUF5615 family PIN-like protein, translating to MARLYADEQFPRKVSELLRTMGHDVLTVQEAGNANFGIPDNEVLAFAVGENRTVITLNRQDFIRLHKANPKHAGIIVCTNDTNRLQMATRINEAIIVEEPLASKLIRVVRPVT from the coding sequence ATGGCACGTTTGTACGCAGACGAGCAGTTTCCACGGAAAGTCAGCGAACTGCTTCGGACAATGGGACACGATGTTTTAACTGTACAAGAAGCTGGTAACGCAAATTTCGGTATACCAGATAATGAGGTGTTGGCGTTTGCAGTTGGGGAGAATAGGACTGTTATTACTCTCAATCGCCAAGATTTTATTCGATTGCATAAAGCTAACCCCAAGCACGCAGGTATTATTGTTTGCACAAATGATACCAATAGGCTTCAAATGGCAACTCGCATTAACGAAGCAATTATAGTCGAAGAACCGTTAGCGAGTAAGTTAATTCGTGTGGTACGTCCAGTCACTTAA
- a CDS encoding EndoU domain-containing protein codes for MSKLNLLLNVAGGTVLLLTFSVSSANSATISEGFETGSKGSYAAADVSLSTGVWNLNDSLLGDLATDRKSGAKSARIRNSGRVTMKFDRTTGAGTITIKHAKFGSDGNTTWGVWCSTNSGSSWTQIGSAIATTSTTLQTAEFTPNISGTVRCEVRKTDGTTNRTNIDDIVITDYGSSGSPSLPSGSVPFFDSINNSVSGLAYGSPADVTPSAPALNSFDTAIVNLCGAPGTVVSRSSFQSTMQNNPTVLANIKAYVGGFLEFGRTSDTQFLEDLTDVWFNVEGFDHVFCGEPVQGGSIGGLHFVGRYVELQNAGLAGRLDNNTFREEVIPNTVYTMGVVMKVGSGTATSTIKGYPYTLNAEEILSIASLAYKNNPNTSSTNQVCNLSVTDDGRNFTAIFVRREGGVRTFYPDATPANNSLCSQ; via the coding sequence ATGTCCAAATTAAATTTACTTTTGAATGTAGCAGGAGGAACTGTCCTACTGCTTACCTTTTCCGTGTCTAGTGCGAATAGCGCTACAATTTCTGAAGGGTTTGAGACTGGCTCTAAAGGCAGTTATGCAGCAGCCGATGTCAGTCTTAGTACAGGCGTTTGGAACTTGAATGATTCTCTGCTAGGCGATTTGGCAACCGATCGCAAGAGTGGGGCAAAATCTGCTCGCATTCGCAATAGCGGTAGAGTGACCATGAAATTTGACCGTACCACAGGTGCTGGCACTATCACCATTAAACACGCTAAGTTTGGGTCTGATGGTAATACGACTTGGGGAGTTTGGTGTTCAACCAATAGCGGCTCTTCCTGGACGCAAATTGGTTCTGCGATCGCAACCACCTCAACAACACTTCAAACAGCAGAGTTTACTCCCAATATCTCTGGTACAGTTCGCTGTGAAGTTCGCAAGACTGATGGAACTACAAACAGAACTAACATTGATGACATCGTCATTACCGATTATGGTTCTTCCGGTTCTCCCTCCCTACCATCCGGTTCTGTACCTTTCTTTGATAGTATTAACAACTCCGTGTCTGGCTTAGCTTATGGTAGCCCAGCAGATGTCACTCCGAGCGCTCCTGCGTTGAATAGCTTTGACACAGCGATCGTTAATCTTTGTGGCGCACCGGGTACAGTTGTCAGTCGTTCTAGCTTCCAGTCCACAATGCAAAATAACCCCACTGTCTTAGCAAACATTAAGGCATATGTAGGTGGATTTTTGGAATTTGGTCGTACTTCCGATACACAGTTCTTGGAAGACTTGACAGATGTTTGGTTTAATGTAGAGGGCTTTGACCACGTGTTCTGTGGAGAACCCGTTCAAGGAGGTTCTATTGGTGGGTTGCACTTTGTTGGTCGCTATGTGGAGCTTCAGAACGCGGGTTTAGCTGGACGTTTGGACAATAACACATTCAGAGAAGAAGTAATTCCTAACACCGTTTACACCATGGGTGTTGTCATGAAGGTAGGCAGTGGTACTGCTACGTCTACCATCAAGGGATATCCCTACACCCTCAATGCTGAAGAAATTCTGTCCATCGCATCTTTAGCTTATAAGAACAACCCTAACACTAGTTCCACAAACCAGGTTTGTAATTTGAGCGTTACTGATGATGGTAGAAACTTTACTGCTATTTTTGTGAGAAGGGAAGGCGGTGTTCGTACTTTCTATCCTGATGCAACTCCGGCTAACAATTCTCTCTGTAGTCAGTAA
- a CDS encoding WD40 repeat domain-containing protein, translating into MEKHKQKRRRGVILSLAGLNKLQEARYQAEFQDNDGARFTLEELSYRTQLAPFTVSKVLAREEGVDKQTLEYFFRAFSLELATSDYQRVGSGRDEPWRVCTGVGSGEEIPPTPHSPFPTPHFDWGEAVDVSIFFGRTEELTQLEHWILNDRCRLIVLLGMGGIGKSSLSVKLATQIQTQFEFVVWRSLRNSPSLLDLLTSLLKLFANGQAINLSPNCSDVSQEDATRVRIAQLMEHLRSHRCLIVLDNVESILASQENSGHYQPGYENYKELLKQVGETSHQSCVVLTSREKPQEITILEGETLPVRSLHLPGLSTGAALELVRTKSFFCGSDVEWQNLIQHYAGNPLALKIIATTIQELFDGDIKEFQTQGATVFGSIYDLLEQQFHRVSLLEKDLMYWLAINREPVTIAELREDLVLPISSMKLLEALDSLSRRNLIEKKSAPQTSVQFTLQPVVMEYVTRNIVQQVCIEIQKWGKGDKGEFSSAPTLLFQSHALMKATSKDNIRIAQTKLILQPVVEQLLLNLRTKSAIENLLSHVLYELRNTSIQNSKFKIQNLVPLPTPSLPHSLTPPLPSLEPGYAGGNILNLLCHIQTDLTGHNFSYLTIWQAYLQETSLKRVNFALSDLSKSVFAKTFSSTVSAVFSPDGKILATSHTEGQICLWNAVTGQQIVRFQGHTGSAWCVAFSLDGSILASSSQNDSIKLWETTTGQCLRTLQGHAGGAFVIVFSSCGSLLISGGADSDIRVWNLSTGECTQILQGHESAIFSLALSPDGNILASGGDDKTIKLWEFTTGICIKNLPGHTECIRSVTFSPSGMLASGALDPIIRLWDVDKGLCIGTLEGHSNGVPKVIFLDNGNALASSSIDTTIRIWDVSSKRCIKTLQGHNNSVYAIAINPQETLLASGGDDFSVRLWDITSGECIRIFQGMHNWVADLAFAPIGSEGETEQEKTIVSGGYDRIIRLWNLDGEYRRFTGHTDFLFSVVFSPDGRTIASSSADQTIRLWDVSTGQCLKVLKGHTGTVTRAIFSPDGHLLASSSYDRTIKLWDVATGQPVQTLPAGVTLSLSFSPDGKKLAAGGFDEAARVWDLETWQCNQIIKGHSSWVWWVAISPKGNILATGSADGTVGLWDITTGQCLHLLHAHAHWVWTIAFNPEGNILATGSSDGTIKLWDVATGCCMVTLTDHDFWIMSVAFSPEGKFFASGDGDAHLKIWDMETKQCIKTLRIERLYEATNIYGVTGLTEAQKSNLLALGAVEER; encoded by the coding sequence ATGGAAAAGCACAAGCAAAAACGCAGGCGTGGTGTGATCCTCAGCCTTGCAGGATTGAATAAGCTACAAGAAGCCAGGTATCAGGCGGAATTCCAGGACAATGACGGCGCAAGGTTCACCCTGGAGGAACTAAGCTATCGGACTCAGTTAGCTCCTTTTACAGTTTCTAAGGTGCTAGCACGGGAAGAAGGAGTTGATAAGCAAACTCTTGAGTATTTTTTTAGAGCTTTTAGCTTGGAGTTAGCTACAAGTGACTATCAAAGAGTGGGGAGTGGTAGAGACGAGCCATGGCGCGTCTGTACAGGAGTCGGGAGTGGTGAAGAAATTCCCCCTACTCCCCACTCCCCATTCCCCACTCCCCACTTTGATTGGGGAGAAGCTGTTGATGTTTCGATATTTTTTGGGCGCACAGAGGAACTGACTCAGTTAGAACATTGGATTTTGAATGACCGTTGTCGGCTCATTGTTCTGCTGGGAATGGGAGGAATTGGCAAATCTTCCCTATCGGTAAAACTAGCAACTCAAATTCAAACACAATTTGAGTTTGTGGTTTGGCGCAGTCTTCGTAACAGTCCGTCTCTTTTAGATTTATTGACAAGTTTGCTGAAGTTGTTTGCAAACGGTCAAGCAATAAACTTATCTCCAAATTGTAGCGATGTCTCGCAAGAAGATGCTACGCGTGTACGCATTGCACAACTTATGGAACACTTGCGATCGCATCGCTGCTTAATCGTATTAGATAATGTAGAATCCATATTAGCCAGTCAGGAGAACTCCGGACATTATCAACCGGGCTATGAAAACTATAAAGAACTTCTCAAGCAAGTAGGAGAAACATCTCACCAAAGCTGTGTTGTGCTGACCAGTCGAGAAAAGCCTCAAGAAATTACAATTTTAGAAGGTGAAACTTTACCCGTTCGATCTTTACATTTACCAGGCTTAAGTACTGGTGCAGCGCTAGAGTTAGTGAGAACCAAAAGCTTTTTCTGTGGATCGGATGTAGAGTGGCAAAACTTAATACAGCATTACGCAGGGAATCCTCTGGCGCTGAAAATTATTGCTACCACAATTCAGGAATTGTTTGACGGTGATATTAAAGAGTTTCAGACTCAAGGAGCTACAGTATTTGGTAGTATTTATGACTTATTAGAACAGCAATTTCACCGTGTTTCGTTACTAGAGAAAGATTTAATGTACTGGTTAGCCATTAATCGGGAACCAGTGACAATAGCAGAGTTGCGTGAAGATTTAGTCCTACCTATATCTTCCATGAAACTTCTGGAAGCATTGGATTCTCTTAGCAGGCGAAATTTAATTGAAAAAAAATCAGCCCCACAAACTTCCGTACAATTTACTCTCCAACCTGTGGTGATGGAGTATGTCACAAGAAATATAGTTCAACAGGTATGTATTGAAATTCAGAAGTGGGGAAAAGGAGACAAAGGAGAATTTTCCTCAGCACCTACTCTCTTGTTCCAAAGCCATGCTTTAATGAAAGCAACTTCCAAAGATAACATTAGGATTGCTCAAACTAAGTTGATTCTCCAGCCTGTTGTTGAGCAATTACTGTTAAACTTACGCACCAAGTCAGCAATTGAAAATCTGCTGTCTCACGTTTTGTACGAACTACGAAACACATCAATTCAAAATTCAAAATTCAAAATCCAAAATCTGGTTCCTCTCCCCACTCCTTCACTCCCTCACTCCCTCACTCCCCCACTTCCCTCACTAGAGCCAGGATATGCAGGTGGTAATATTCTTAACTTACTGTGTCACATACAAACTGACTTGACTGGTCATAATTTCTCTTATCTTACAATTTGGCAAGCATATCTCCAAGAAACTTCTTTAAAACGAGTTAACTTTGCTCTTAGCGATTTATCTAAGTCTGTCTTTGCCAAAACTTTCTCTAGCACTGTATCTGCGGTGTTTAGTCCTGATGGCAAAATCCTTGCGACATCTCATACAGAAGGTCAAATTTGCTTGTGGAACGCTGTCACTGGTCAGCAGATCGTGCGCTTTCAAGGGCATACTGGTTCTGCTTGGTGTGTTGCTTTTAGCCTAGATGGTAGCATACTTGCTAGTAGTTCGCAAAACGACAGCATTAAATTATGGGAGACTACAACTGGACAATGTTTAAGAACTCTGCAAGGTCATGCAGGAGGAGCTTTTGTCATTGTTTTTTCTTCTTGTGGTAGTTTACTCATTAGCGGAGGTGCAGACTCTGATATTCGAGTTTGGAATCTTAGCACTGGAGAATGTACTCAAATTTTACAGGGACATGAGAGCGCAATCTTTTCTCTGGCATTGAGTCCGGATGGCAACATTCTTGCTAGTGGTGGTGATGATAAAACCATCAAACTCTGGGAATTCACGACGGGTATCTGTATCAAAAACTTGCCAGGTCATACTGAGTGCATTCGCTCTGTGACATTCAGCCCTTCAGGAATGCTTGCAAGTGGAGCTTTAGATCCAATTATTAGGCTTTGGGATGTGGATAAGGGCTTATGTATTGGAACTTTAGAAGGACACAGCAATGGAGTTCCTAAAGTAATTTTTTTGGATAACGGAAATGCTCTTGCCAGCTCTAGTATAGACACAACAATCCGAATTTGGGATGTTTCTAGTAAGCGATGCATTAAAACTTTGCAAGGACATAACAATTCTGTTTATGCGATCGCAATCAACCCCCAAGAAACTCTGCTTGCTAGTGGTGGTGACGACTTTTCCGTAAGGCTATGGGATATTACTAGTGGAGAATGTATCCGAATATTCCAAGGAATGCATAATTGGGTAGCTGACTTAGCTTTTGCTCCTATAGGTTCCGAAGGAGAAACAGAACAAGAAAAAACCATTGTGAGTGGTGGTTACGATCGCATTATCAGACTGTGGAATTTGGATGGTGAATACCGTCGTTTTACCGGACACACTGATTTTTTATTTTCGGTAGTCTTTAGTCCTGATGGACGTACCATAGCAAGCAGTAGTGCTGACCAAACAATTCGATTGTGGGATGTTTCGACAGGACAGTGCTTAAAAGTTTTGAAAGGACATACAGGTACAGTCACAAGAGCCATCTTTAGTCCTGATGGTCATCTCCTAGCAAGTAGTAGCTATGACCGCACCATTAAACTATGGGATGTAGCAACGGGTCAACCCGTGCAAACTCTACCAGCAGGCGTGACATTATCGCTTTCCTTTAGCCCAGATGGCAAAAAACTCGCAGCAGGTGGTTTTGACGAAGCTGCAAGAGTTTGGGATTTAGAAACATGGCAGTGCAATCAAATAATTAAAGGACACAGCAGTTGGGTTTGGTGGGTTGCTATCAGCCCTAAAGGAAATATCCTTGCCACTGGTAGCGCTGATGGTACTGTGGGATTGTGGGATATAACAACAGGTCAATGCCTTCATCTATTGCACGCCCACGCTCATTGGGTATGGACAATAGCTTTCAATCCTGAGGGCAATATTCTTGCCACTGGTAGCAGCGATGGTACTATCAAACTCTGGGATGTAGCGACAGGTTGTTGCATGGTAACCTTAACCGACCATGATTTCTGGATTATGTCTGTTGCTTTCAGTCCTGAAGGGAAGTTTTTCGCGAGTGGAGATGGCGATGCTCATCTGAAAATCTGGGATATGGAGACAAAACAGTGCATTAAGACTTTGAGAATTGAACGTCTTTATGAAGCCACAAACATTTACGGAGTTACGGGTTTAACAGAAGCACAAAAATCAAACTTGCTTGCTCTTGGAGCAGTTGAGGAAAGGTAG